One Penicillium oxalicum strain HP7-1 chromosome III, whole genome shotgun sequence genomic region harbors:
- a CDS encoding 5'-3' exoribonuclease 2: MGVPALFRWLSNKYPKIVSSVIEELPQEVNGEEIPVDTTGPNPNGEEMDNLYLDMNGIVHPCTHPEGRPPPANEQEMMLEIFKYTDRVVNMVRPRKLLMIAIDGVAPRAKMNQQRARRFRSAQEARENDEKKEELQKLLDRQQSKKSGDAVIREEVIQKTWDSNVITPGTPFMDILAASLRYWIAYKLNTDPAWKTMKIIISDATVPGEGEHKIMEFVRSQRASPEHDPNTRHVIYGLDADLIMLGLATHEPHFRVLREDVFFQESKPRTCRLCGQTGHKAEECTGKAKEKSGEFDEKQHASPLKPFIWLHVSVLREYLAVEMQVAQQPFPFDLERALDDWVFMCFFVGNDFLPHLPSLDIRENGIDTLIAIWRDNIPSMGGYLTQDGHVDLKRAQLILQGLAKQEDAIFRRRRQAEERKAANEKRRKEQDQARNEERAQKRRRSSPVYDAKQNRSKAEPDPDPTAGLDLITPSRAHLTKEDKELTHSMIVNRGAVYRANMENKSAAAVLKSRLMKSTPNEPAAEVSSEPAENEQEASEPTSPSVLGKRKADESSEATEQETEDAGTPGRDSPPVPPPKPKDDEMPPDTVKLWEPGYADRYYEQKFGVDPQDHEFRHKVARAYAEGLAWVLLYYFQGCPSWDWYYPYHYAPFAADFVDIADMVIEFDKGKPFRPYEQLMGVLPASSNHALPEVFHDLMSNPESEIIDFYPEDFALDLNGKKFAWQGVILLPFIDEKRLLAAMEKKYPLLTDEERSRNTHGQEVLLLSEQHPLYQDLIGNFYSKKPGPPQYKLNMRVSDGLAGLVERNETYIPHGSLVSPLQEYGMPSLDDDHSLTVNYKIPKSSHVHKSMLLRGVKFATPMLNSADVRAVKGRAQNSGRSYGGAPFNGRGRGGQMNYSSDRPNPFAAHLDPRFVNAPPGGMPPMPSGWVPPAPGADYSRGPPGPPRGGMSHQHPSHHGSGQYSGQQGYYAGNQGYQGYQGQQRHQGYQAQQGSYGGQQDRGYGGGSNGGAGYRGGRGRGQSRDQYSGYRGGGGRGGGYGRY; this comes from the exons ATGGGTGTCCCTGCTCTCTTCCGATGGCTTTCCAACAAGTATCCGAAGATCGTATCTTCGGTGATTGAGGAGCTGCCGCAGGAAGTGAACGGTGAAGAAATCCCAGTTGACACTACAGGCCCGAACCCAAAtggcgaggagatggacaacCTCTACCTGGATATGAATGGTATTGTGCATCCCTGTACACATCCAGAGGGACGGCCTCCTCCTGCCAATGAGCAGGAGATGATgctggagatcttcaaaTACACGGATCGTGTTGTCAACATGGTCCGACCAAGGAAATTACTTATGATTGCTATCG ATGGCGTTGCGCCTCGAGCCAAGATGAACCAGCAACGTGCTCGCCGATTCCGCTCCGCCCAGGAAGCCCGAGAAAATGacgagaaaaaggaagagctGCAGAAACTACTGGATCGGCAACAAAGCAAGAAGTCAGGGGATGCCGTCATTCGTGAAGAAGTCATTCAAAAGACATGGGACTCAAACGTGATTACTCCTGGAACGCCATTCATGGACATCCTTGCGGCATCACTGCGTTACTGGATTGCCTACAAACTCAACACAGATCCGGCAtggaagacgatgaagatcatcATTTCCGACGCTACCGTGCCTGGAGAGGGTGAGCACAAGATCATGGAATTCGTCCGTTCGCAGCGCGCATCGCCAGAGCACGATCCCAATACCCGTCACGTCATCTATGGTCTAGACGCGGATCTTATCATGTTGGGACTCGCTACCCATGAGCCCCATTTCCGCGTTCTCCGAGAGGATGTCTTCTTCCAGGAATCCAAACCGCGCACGTGCAGGCTTTGCGGCCAGACAGGCCACAAGGCAGAGGAGTGTACGGGTAAGGcgaaggagaagagcggAGAGTTCGATGAGAAGCAACATGCTTCACCGTTGAAGCCGTTCATCTGGCTCCACGTCTCTGTTCTGAGAGAGTACCTTGCTGTTGAAATGCAGGTTGCTCAACAACCGTTTCCCTTTGATCTGGAACGTGCTCTCGACGATTGGGTCTTCATGTGTTTCTTCGTCGGAAACGATTTCTTGCCTCACTTGCCTTCTTTGGATATTCGCGAGAACGGTATCGATACTTTGATTGCTATCTGGCGCGACAATATCCCAAGTATGGGAGGATACTTGACACAAGACGGCCACGTTGACCTCAAGCGTGCCCAGCTGATTTTGCAAGGTCTGGCTAAGCAAGAAGACGCCATCTTCCGTCGCCGTCGACAagcggaggagagaaaagcgGCCAACGAGAAACGGCGCAAAGAGCAAGACCAGGCTCGCAACGAAGAACGGGCCCAAAAACGACGACGCAGCTCGCCAGTCTATGATGCAAAGCAGAACCGCTCCAAAGCCGAGCCGGATCCTGACCCAACGGCTGGATTGGACCTGATTACCCCGTCACGTGCCCATCTGACCAAGGAGGATAAGGAATTGACTCACAGCATGATTGTCAACCGTGGAGCTGTCTACCGTGCAAATATGGAGAACAAGAGCGCTGCCGCCGTTCTCAAGAGCAGGCTCATGAAGAGTACACCAAATGAGCCAGCGGCGGAAGTCAGTTCTGAACCCGCAGAGAACGAACAGGAAGCCTCGGAGCCAACGTCCCCCTCTGTCCTTGGCAAGAGAAAGGCTGATGAATCTTCAGAGGCAACTGAGCAGGAGACTGAGGACGCCGGTACACCGGGCAGAGACTCGCCTCCTGTGCCTCCTCCGAAACCAAAAGATGACGAGATGCCCCCAGACACCGTCAAGCTGTGGGAGCCGGGTTATGCGGATCGATACTATGAGCAAAAATTCGGCGTTGATCCCCAGGATCATGAATTCCGTCATAAGGTTGCTCGAGCTTACGCTGAAGGTCTTGCCTGGGTTCTGCTCTACTACTTCCAGGGCTGCCCTTCATGGGATTGGTACTACCCTTACCACTATGCCCCCTTTGCGGCCGATTTTGTCGACATCGCCGATATGGTGATTGAGTTTGACAAAGGCAAACCCTTCCGGCCGTACGAGCAATTGATGGGAGTCTTACCCGCGTCATCCAACCACGCTTTACCAGAGGTTTTCCACGATCTGATGAGCAATCCCGAAAGCGAAATCATCGACTTCTACCCTGAAGACTTTGCGCTCGATCTGAACGGCAAGAAATTCGCATGGCAAGGCgtgattcttcttcctttcatTGATGAGAAGCGCCTTCTAGCTGCGATGGAGAAAAAATATCCGCTCTTGACCGATGAAGAACGAAGCCGGAATACCCATGGCCAAGAAGTTTTACTACTCTCCGAGCAGCACCCTCTTTACCAAGATCTCATCGGCAATTTTTATTCCAAGAAACCCGGGCCACCTCAATACAAGCTCAATATGCGTGTCAGTGATGGTCTGGCGGGTCTGGTTGAACGCAACGAGACTTACATCCCCCACGGTTCTCTCGTTTCTCCGTTGCAAGAGTACGGTATGCCAAGTCTTGACGACGACCATTCCCTCAC TGTCAACTACAAAATTCCGAAATCATCTCATGTCCACAAATCTATGCTGCTTCGCGGTGTCAAGTTTGCCACGCCGATGCTCAATTCCGCTGATGTCCGTGCCGTCAAGGGCCGCGCCCAAAATTCGGGTCGCTCCTACGGTGGCGCACCATTCAACGGACGTGGTCGTGGCGGTCAAATGAATTATTCGTCGGATCGGCCGAATCCATTTGCCGCGCACCTTGATCCACGCTTCGTGAATGCACCCCCTGGTGGCATGCCACCCATGCCTTCTGGTTGGGTTCCTCCCGCTCCTGGAGCGGATTATTCCAGGGGCCCACCTGGTCCTCCTCGTGGCGGAATGTCCCATCAGCACCCCTCGCATCATGGCTCTGGCCAATACTCTGGCCAACAGGGCTATTATGCAGGCAACCAGGGCTATCAGGGATACCAGGGCCAGCAACGACACCAGGGCTATCAGGCACAGCAGGGATCGTACGGTGGTCAACAAGATCGGGGCTATGGTGGAGGAAGCAACGGAGGAGCAGGATATCGCGGTGGTAGAGGTCGAGGTCAATCCCGGGATCAGTACAGTGGTTATCGCGGCGGTGGTGGGCGTGGGGGAGGTTATGGGCGGTATTGA
- a CDS encoding Pentafunctional AROM polypeptide yields MTEPTKISILGHESIIADFGLWRDYVAKDLISGLPSTTYVLITDTNLGSLYTPRFQESFEAASTSISPAPRLLVYNAPPGESSKSRQTKADIEDWMLSQNPPCGRDTVVIALGCGVIGDLTGFIAATYMRGVRFVQVPTTLLAMVDSSIGGKTAIDTPLGKNLIGAIWQPSRIYIDLEFLETLPVREFINGMAEVIKTAAISSEEEFTALEDNAELILSAARSEVKPGQGRFDNIRDILKARILASARHKAFVVSADEREGGLRNLLNWGHSIGHAIEAILTPQILHGECVAIGMVKEAELARHLGILKGVAVARIVKCISAYGLPTSMKDSRVRKLTAGKHCSVDQLLFNMALDKKNDGPKKKVVLLSAIGRTFEPKASVVSNEDIGVVLAPSIEVRPGVPKDLNVTCAPPGSKSISNRALVLAALGSGTCRVKNLLHSDDTEVMLNALEKLGAATFSWEEEGEVLVVNGKGGNITASPSPLYLGNAGTASRFLTTVATLANPSTVNESVLTGNNRMKQRPIGDLVDALTVNGAGVEYMERKGSLPLKIAASGGFAGGDINLAAKVSSQYVSSLLMCAPYAKEPVTLRLVGGKPISQPYIDMTTAMMRSFGIDVKKSTTEEHTYHIPQGHYVNPAEYVVESDASSATYPLAIAAITGTTCTVPNIGSKSLQGDAQFAVDVLRPMGCTVEQLDHSTTVTGPADGILRPLPNVDMEPMTDAFLTASVLAAVARGENSNHTTRIYGIANQRVKECNRIKAMKDELAKFGVVCREHEDGLEIDGIERSTLRQHAGGIYCYDDHRVAFSFSVLSLVAPKPTLILEKECVGKTWPGWWDTMKQLFGVNLEGKELEEDDHAASGSEERANASVYIIGMRGAGKTTSGHWVAKSLDRPFIDLDTELEKIEGATIPDIIKERGWQGFRDAELALLQQTMRDHPKGYVFACGGGIVEIPEARKLLADYHKNKGNVLLISRDIKQVMDFLQIDKTRPAYVDDMMGVWLRRKPWFQECSNIQYHSQHSSKTELTLASEDFERFMQVVTGRKDHLAEIKKKKHSFFVSLTLPDLRECGDILHEICVGSDAVELRVDLLQDPAANGGVPSVDFVAEQMSFLRRRVSLPIIFTIRTKSQGGRFPDDDHEAALALYRLAFRSGCEFVDLEIAFPDELLRTVLEMKGHSKVIASHHDPQGKLSWANMSWIPSYNRALEYGDIIKLVGVANSLDDNTALRKFKKWAEQAHDVPLIAINMGDQGQLSRILNGFMTPVSHPALPFKAAPGQLSASEIRRGLALMGEIKSQKFAIFGSPIAGSRSPALHNTLFKETGLPHEYGRLETTKVEDVRDYIRAPDFGGASVTIPLKLDIMPLLDEVAQEAEIIGAVNTIVPVSNGDKPQRLVGYNTDWQGMVQVLRNAGVYGSSGTESAVVIGGGGTARAAIYALHQMGFSPIYVVGRTPSKLENMVSTFPTSYNIRVVESPEQLETVPQVAIGTIPADRPIDPAMRETLCHMFERAQKADGTVIGKSVAESSPRVLLEMAYKPAVTALMQLAADAGWKTIPGLEVLVGQGVYQFTHWTGITPLYQVARDAVMSTETL; encoded by the exons ATGACTGAGCCGACAAAGATCAGCATTCTGGGCCATGAGAGCATCATCGCTGACTTCGGTCTATGGCGTGACTATGTTGCCAAGGACCTGATCAGCGGCTTGCCCTCGACCACCTATGTTCTGATCACCGATACCAATCTCGGATCCCTTTATACACCCCGTTTCCAAGAATCTTTCGAGGCCGCCTCCACCTCGATCTCTCCTGCCCCGCGCTTGCTCGTTTACAATGCCCCACCTGGCGAGAGCTCAAAGTCTCGACAAACAAAGGCCGATATCGAAGACTGGATGCTTAGCCAGAATCCACCATGTGGCCGAGACACCGTGGTGATCGCATTGGGTTGTGGTGTGATTGGGGATTTGACCGGATTCATTGCGGCGACCTACATGCGAGGTGTCCGCTTTGTCCAGGTCCCTACCACTCTGCTGGCAATGGTAGATTCCTCGATTGGAGGCAAGACGGCCATCGATACTCCGTTGGGCAAAAACCTGATTGGAGCTATCTGGCAACCATCAAGAATCTACATTGATCTCGAATTCCTCGAAACACTCCCTGTTCGGGAATTTATCAACGGCATGGCTGAAGTCATCAAAACTGCCGCCATCTCAAGCGAAGAAGAGTTCACTGCCCTGGAAGACAATGCTGAGTTGATTCTCAGTGCTGCTCGTAGTGAGGTGAAGCCAGGGCAAGGGCGCTTCGACAACATTCGCGACATTCTGAAGGCCCGAATTCTGGCCTCTGCTCGTCATAAAGCCTTTGTCGTCTCCGCAGACGAAAGAGAAGGTGGTCTTCGCAATCTCCTTAACTGGGGCCATTCTATCGGCCATGCGATCGAAGCAATTTTGACTCCCCAGATTCTCCATGGAGAGTGTGTGGCTATTGGTATGGTGAAAGAAGCTGAGCTTGCACGTCACTTGGGCATCTTGAAGGGCGTCGCCGTTGCTCGTATCGTCAAATGTATCTCCGCATACGGTCTGCCCACATCCATGAAGGACTCCCGGGTCCGAAAGCTTACTGCTGGCAAGCATTGCTCCGTGGATCAGCTTCTGTTCAACATGGctttggacaagaagaacgacggtccgaagaagaaggttgttcttctttccgCCATTGGACGCACCTTTGAGCCCAAGGCTAGCGTCGTCTCCAATGAAGATATTGGCGTCGTTTTGGCACCAAGCATCGAGGTACGTCCGGGTGTGCCGAAAGATCTCAATGTCACATGTGCGCCACCAGGCTCCAAAAGTATCTCTAACCGTGCTCTTGTACTTGCTGCATTGGGCTCTGGTACATGCCGGGTCAAGAATCTCTTGCACTCGGATGACACTGAGGTTATGTTGAACGCTTTGGAGAAGCTCGGTGCTGCCACTTTCtcttgggaggaggagggtgaagTTCTGGTAGTCAACGGCAAGGGAGGCAATATCACGGCCAGCCCTTCCCCCCTGTACCTGGGCAACGCCGGTACTGCCTCCAGATTCTTGACTACGGTGGCGACACTCGCCAACCCTAGCACCGTCAACGAAAGCGTTTTGACCGGCAATAACCGTATGAAGCAACGGCCGATTGGGGACCTCGTCGACGCTTTGACCGTGAACGGTGCCGGCGTTGAGTATATGGAGCGTAAGGGTAGTCTGCCCCTCAAGATTGCAGCCTCGGGCGGCTTTGCTGGAGGCGATATCAATCTCGCGGCGAAGGTGTCTTCTCAATACGTCTCCTCGTTGTTGATGTGTGCCCCTTATGCTAAGGAGCCCGTGACTTTGAGGCTGGTTGGTGGCAAACCCATCTCTCAGCCATACATCGATATGACTACGGCCATGATGCGATCTTTTGGAATTGATGTGAAGAAATCAACAACTGAGGAACACACTTACCACATCCCCCAGGGTCATTACGTGAACCCAGCCGAATACGTGGTCGAGAGTGACGCATCTTCTGCTACTTACCCCTTGGCCATTGCTGCCATTACGGGCACCACCTGCACTGTCCCCAACATTGGATCCAAGTCGCTGCAAGGTGATGCTCAGTTTGCCGTCGATGTGCTCCGACCCATGGGATGCACTGTGGAACAGCTGGATCACTCCACGACTGTCACCGGACCAGCTGATGGTATTCTTCGACCTTTGCCTAATGTGGATATGGAGCCCATGACGGATGCTTTCCTGACTGCATCTGTCCTCGCTGCGGTTGCCAGGGGCGAGAATTCGAACCACACAACGCGCATCTACGGCATTGCGAATCAGCGAGTGAAGGAATGTAACCGTATCAAAGCCATGAAGGACGAGCTTGCTAAATTCGGCGTTGTCTGTCGCGAGCACGAGGATGGACTCGAGATCGACGGCATTGAGCGGTCTACTCTTCGCCAACATGCGGGCGGAATTTACTGCTACGACGATCATCGCGTTGCCTTCAGTTTCAGCGTACTCTCGCTTGTTGCTCCGAAGCCGACACTGATTTTGGAGAAGGAGTGCGTTGGAAAGACCTGGCCAGGCTGGTGGGACACCATGAAGCAACTTTTCGGTGTAAACCTCGAGGGAAAGGAACTCGAGGAGGACGATCATGCTGCTTCTGGATCTGAGGAGCGCGCCAATGCTTCGGTCTATATCATTGGAATGCGCGGTGCTGGCAAGACCACCTCTGGTCACTGGGTTGCCAAGAGCCTTGACCGGCCTTTCATCGATCTCGACACTGaattggagaagattgaagGTGCCACGATTCCCGATATCATCAAGGAGCGTGGCTGGCAAGGATTCCGTGATGCGGAATTAGCATTGCTCCAGCAGACGATGCGAGACCATCCCAAAGGATATGTCTTTGCATGTGGCGGCGGCATCGTGGAAATTCCCGAAGCTCGCAAGCTACTCGCAGATTACCATAAGAACAAGGGCAACGTGCTCTTGATCAGCCGCGACATCAAGCAGGTCATGGACTTCTTGCAAATCGACAAGACCCGTCCTGCATACGTGGATGACATGATGGGAGTGTGGCTTCGCCGTAAGCCGTGGTTCCAGGAGTGCAGCAACATTCAATATCACAGCCAACACTCCAGTAAGACAGAACTTACTTTGGCTTCTGAGGATTTCGAACGGTTTATGCAGGTTGTTACTGGGCGAAAGGATCACCTTGCtgagatcaagaagaagaaacactCATTTTTCGTATCGCTCACCCTGCCCGACCTTCGTGAGTGTGGTGACATTCTGCACGAGATCTGTGTTGGGTCGGACGCCGTCGAACTACGCGTTGATCTGCTTCAGGACCCCGCTGCCAATGGAGGCGTTCCCTCTGTTGACTTTGTGGCCGAGCAAATGTCCTTCCTTCGCCGGCGAGTCTCACTGCCTATCATTTTCACGATTCGCACGAAGAGCCAAGGAGGACGTTTCCCCGACGATGACCACGAGGCTGCGTTGGCGCTGTATCGATTGGCATTCCGCTCTGGCTGTGAATTTGtggatctcgagatcgcaTTCCCCGATGAGTTGCTTCGTACCGTTCTTGAGATGAAGGGCCATTCCAAGGTCATTGCTTCCCACCACGACCCTCAGGGGAAGCTCTCATGGGCAAACATGTCCTGGATTCCGTCCTACAATCGAGCCTTGGAGTACGGTGATATCATCAAACTCGTTGGTGTTGCCAACAGCCTTGACGACAACACGGCGCTGCGCAAGTTCAAGAAGTGGGCCGAGCAGGCCCATGATGTTCCTCTGATCGCTATCAACATGGGTGATCAAGGCCAGCTCAGCCGCATCCTGAACGGCTTCATGACCCCAGTCTCTCATCCCGCTCTTCCTTTCAAGGCTGCTCCCGGCCAACTGTCTGCATCCGAGATCCGTCGCGGTCTTGCGCTGATGGGAGAGATCAAGTCTCAGAAGTTTGCCATTTTCGGGTCGCCCATTGCCGGCTCTCGGTCTCCTGCTCTCCACAACACACTCTTCAAGGAGACTGGCCTTCCGCATGAGTACGGACGCCTCGAGACCACCAAAGTTGAGGACGTGAGGGATTATATCCGCGCTCCCGACTTTGGAGGTGCATCTGTCACCATTCCTCTGAAGCTAGATATCATGCCCCTTCTGGACGAGGTTGCTCAGGAGGCTGAGATCATTGGAGCCGTCAATACCATCGTCCCTGTCTCCAACGGCGACAAGCCTCAACGCCTCGTCGGCTACAACACTGACTGGCAAGGTATGGTTCAGGTGCTTCGCAATGCTGGCGTTTATGGCTCCTCGGGCACAGAAAGCGCTGTGGTGATCGGCGGGGGCGGTACCGCCCGTGCCGCCATCTACGCTCTTCATCAGATGGGTTTCTCGCCCATTTACGTCGTCGGTCGCACCCCAAGCAAACTCGAGAACATGGTATCGACCTTCCCAACTAGCTACAACATCCGTGTTGTAGAGAGCCCTGAACAGCTGGAGACCGTACCGCAGGTGGCCATTGGCACCATTCCTGCTGACCGGCCCATTGATCCCGCTATGCGTGAGACGCTTTGCCACATGTTTGAGCGCGCTCAGAAGGCCGACGGTACCGTCATCGGCAAGTCGGTGGCTGAGAGCTCGCCCCGTGTTCTTCTCGAGATGGCATACAAGCCTGCCGTGACGGCACTAATGCAGCTGGCTGCTGATGCTGGATGGAAGACCATTCCGGGGTTGGAAGTCCTTGTTGGCCAGGGTGTGTATCAGTTCACTCACTGGACTGGCATTACTCCGCTCTACCAGGTCGCCAGG GATGCTGTCATGAGCACCGAGACATTGTGA